A single window of Hymenobacter sp. APR13 DNA harbors:
- a CDS encoding ABC transporter substrate-binding protein yields MALQELEPLTAPGNKFSRAPEAAYLYAVAATKAAKWPEAEQMLNLLRSEYPQWPNLPEAFFLQGQVSFEQGDFDNALRVLAQLPPDRLATERENMKAVYLPRIKDKATFQGLLQTYPQEAALGRAYAGKLANGGWYTDADKPQLDQLITQFALDRTRYTPRPRAQRKSTYNIGVLLPFEFNDPSWETRRKNQFVTDLYAGLRLAQDSLQREGRPVQLFAYDTGADTLQLKQVLALPELAGMDMLIGPVYKSGARILARYAQQRQILCVNPLSQDADLVLDNPWHYLYEPSTATQARQAAQFAFSRLGGPRTAVVLHEDTKDETAFGLAYKQAYEALGGRVLQLRRINSDADESLSTGFAGLDLKSVGHLVVASDAKKAGPYTFGVMKAQEARVPLITYASWLDNSRVGLYQLDARDVYFVHSKFLDRTNPGVRRFRQLYLQRQKLPPSVFAFTGFELLYYFGSQLHQYGPAFQQNLAASGPVSGAVFQGIGYPGGTHDNQYVPITKLERLEVEVLNPVGIR; encoded by the coding sequence TTGGCCTTGCAGGAGCTGGAGCCCCTCACGGCTCCCGGCAACAAGTTCAGCCGGGCTCCGGAAGCAGCCTACCTCTACGCCGTGGCGGCCACCAAAGCCGCCAAGTGGCCCGAGGCCGAGCAGATGCTGAATCTGCTGCGCAGCGAGTATCCGCAGTGGCCCAATCTGCCGGAAGCCTTCTTTCTGCAGGGGCAGGTGTCGTTTGAACAGGGCGACTTCGACAACGCCCTGCGCGTGCTGGCCCAGCTGCCGCCCGACCGCCTCGCCACGGAGCGCGAGAACATGAAGGCCGTGTACCTGCCGCGCATCAAAGACAAGGCCACCTTCCAAGGCCTGCTCCAGACCTACCCGCAGGAAGCGGCGCTGGGCCGCGCCTACGCCGGCAAGCTGGCCAACGGTGGCTGGTACACCGACGCCGACAAGCCCCAGCTCGACCAGCTGATTACGCAGTTTGCCCTCGACCGTACCCGCTACACGCCCCGCCCCCGGGCCCAGCGCAAAAGCACCTACAACATCGGGGTGCTGCTGCCCTTCGAGTTCAACGACCCGAGCTGGGAAACGCGCCGCAAAAACCAGTTCGTGACGGACCTGTACGCCGGCCTGCGCCTGGCCCAGGACTCGCTGCAGCGCGAGGGCCGGCCGGTGCAGCTGTTTGCCTACGATACCGGCGCCGATACGCTGCAGCTCAAGCAGGTGCTGGCGTTGCCCGAGCTGGCCGGCATGGACATGCTCATCGGGCCGGTGTATAAGTCGGGCGCCCGGATTCTGGCCCGCTACGCCCAGCAGCGCCAGATTCTGTGCGTCAACCCCCTGTCGCAGGATGCCGATTTGGTGCTGGACAACCCCTGGCACTATCTCTACGAGCCCAGCACGGCCACCCAGGCCCGGCAGGCGGCGCAGTTTGCCTTCAGCCGCCTCGGGGGCCCGCGCACGGCCGTGGTGCTCCACGAAGACACCAAAGACGAAACCGCCTTTGGCCTGGCCTACAAGCAGGCCTACGAGGCCCTCGGCGGCCGCGTGCTGCAGCTGCGCCGCATCAATTCCGACGCAGATGAGTCGCTCAGCACCGGCTTTGCCGGGCTCGACCTGAAGTCCGTAGGGCACCTGGTGGTGGCCTCCGACGCCAAAAAGGCGGGGCCTTACACGTTTGGGGTCATGAAAGCCCAGGAAGCCCGCGTGCCGCTCATCACCTACGCCTCCTGGCTCGATAACAGCCGCGTGGGCCTCTATCAGCTCGACGCCCGCGACGTGTACTTTGTGCATTCCAAGTTTCTGGACCGCACCAACCCCGGCGTGCGCCGATTCCGGCAGCTTTACCTGCAGCGCCAGAAGCTGCCGCCCTCCGTGTTTGCCTTCACCGGCTTCGAGCTGCTCTACTACTTCGGCTCGCAGCTGCATCAGTACGGCCCGGCCTTCCAGCAGAACCTGGCCGCCAGCGGCCCGGTTTCCGGCGCGGTGTTCCAGGGCATCGGCTACCCCGGCGGCACCCACGACAACCAGTACGTGCCCATCACCAAGCTGGAGCGGCTGGAAGTGGAAGTGCTGAACCCCGTGGGCATCCGGTAG
- the hemL gene encoding glutamate-1-semialdehyde 2,1-aminomutase, which translates to MSQATLTPALNLSTSDALFTRAKDHIPGGVNSPVRAFRAVGGHPVFMQSAQGAWLTDVDGNRYLDFINSWGPMILGHAPQIVLDAVQGAIGNSLSFGAPTRREVEMAELIKQMVPSIEKVRLVNSGTEATMSAIRVARGYTGRTKILKFEGCYHGHGDSFLIAAGSGALTLGTPDSPGVTPGVAQDTLTVPYNDLAAVEQAIAANDGQIAALILEPVVGNMGLVAPAEGYLQGLRALCTQHGIVLIFDEVMTGFRLARGGAQELYGITPDMTTLGKIIGGGMPVGAYGGRQDIMDNVAPAGKVYQAGTLSGNPIATAAGIAQLTYLQQHPELYDELNRITTRLADGTRQICQELGLNYTVNQVGSMFSVFFTDKPVRNLEDAKTSDTEAFGRYFQGMLHRGIYLAPAQYEALFVSTAITDELVDHYLTACREAMREAHGL; encoded by the coding sequence ATGTCGCAAGCTACCCTCACCCCTGCCCTCAACCTTTCCACTTCCGATGCGCTGTTTACGCGCGCCAAAGACCACATTCCCGGTGGCGTGAACTCGCCGGTGCGCGCCTTCCGGGCCGTAGGCGGGCACCCCGTGTTCATGCAGTCGGCGCAGGGCGCCTGGCTCACTGATGTGGATGGCAACCGCTACCTGGACTTCATCAACTCCTGGGGGCCGATGATTCTGGGCCACGCGCCGCAGATTGTGCTGGATGCCGTGCAAGGAGCCATCGGCAACTCGCTGTCGTTTGGCGCGCCTACCCGCCGCGAGGTGGAAATGGCCGAGCTCATCAAGCAGATGGTGCCCAGCATCGAGAAAGTACGGCTGGTGAACTCAGGCACCGAGGCCACCATGTCGGCCATCCGGGTGGCGCGCGGCTACACGGGCCGCACCAAGATCCTCAAGTTTGAAGGCTGCTACCACGGCCACGGCGACTCGTTCCTGATTGCGGCCGGCTCGGGCGCCCTCACCCTCGGCACCCCCGACTCGCCCGGCGTGACGCCCGGCGTGGCCCAGGACACCCTCACGGTGCCCTACAACGACTTGGCCGCCGTGGAACAAGCCATTGCCGCCAACGACGGCCAGATTGCAGCTCTGATTCTGGAGCCCGTAGTGGGCAATATGGGCCTGGTAGCCCCAGCCGAAGGCTATCTGCAGGGCCTGCGCGCGCTGTGCACCCAGCACGGCATCGTGCTCATCTTTGATGAGGTGATGACCGGCTTCCGCCTGGCCCGCGGCGGCGCGCAAGAGCTCTACGGCATCACGCCCGACATGACGACGCTGGGCAAAATCATCGGAGGCGGCATGCCCGTGGGCGCCTACGGCGGCCGCCAGGACATCATGGACAACGTGGCCCCCGCCGGCAAGGTGTACCAGGCGGGCACGCTCTCCGGCAACCCCATTGCCACCGCCGCTGGCATTGCCCAGCTCACCTACCTGCAGCAGCACCCCGAACTCTACGACGAGCTGAACCGCATCACCACCCGCCTCGCCGATGGCACCCGCCAGATCTGCCAGGAGCTGGGCCTGAACTACACCGTCAACCAGGTGGGCTCGATGTTCAGCGTGTTCTTTACCGACAAGCCCGTGCGCAACCTCGAAGACGCCAAAACCTCCGACACCGAGGCGTTTGGCCGGTACTTCCAGGGCATGCTGCACCGCGGTATCTATCTGGCGCCGGCGCAGTACGAGGCCCTGTTCGTGAGCACCGCCATTACCGACGAGCTGGTTGACCACTACCTCACGGCCTGCCGCGAAGCCATGCGCGAAGCCCACGGCCTGTAG
- the dcd gene encoding dCTP deaminase yields MILTDQQILAEIERGNIVIEPYDRSCLGTNSYDVHLGRYLATYRDKVLDARKHNEIDVFEIPEEGFVLQPGVLYLGVTEEYTESHAHVPFLEGKSSVGRLGIDIHATAGKGDIGFCNTWTLEISVSMPVRVYYLMPVGQLIYFSVQGDVETFYNRKPNAKYNERTVKPVESMMWKNQF; encoded by the coding sequence ATGATCCTGACCGACCAGCAGATTCTCGCCGAGATTGAGCGCGGCAACATCGTCATCGAACCCTACGACCGGAGCTGCCTCGGCACCAATTCCTACGACGTGCACCTGGGCCGCTACCTGGCCACCTACCGCGACAAAGTACTGGACGCCCGCAAGCACAACGAAATCGACGTATTCGAAATCCCGGAGGAAGGCTTCGTGCTGCAGCCCGGCGTGCTCTATCTGGGCGTTACGGAGGAATACACCGAGAGTCACGCCCACGTGCCGTTTCTGGAGGGCAAGAGCAGCGTCGGCCGCCTCGGCATCGACATCCACGCCACCGCCGGCAAAGGCGACATCGGCTTCTGCAACACCTGGACCCTGGAAATCAGCGTGTCGATGCCGGTGCGCGTGTACTACCTGATGCCCGTGGGCCAGCTGATTTACTTCAGCGTACAGGGCGATGTAGAGACGTTCTATAACCGCAAGCCCAACGCCAAGTACAACGAGCGGACCGTGAAGCCCGTGGAGTCAATGATGTGGAAAAACCAGTTCTAG
- the gldC gene encoding gliding motility protein GldC — protein sequence MKKSEIRFSIALDDQKVPEAISWTATDAGPDIHFAKAINVAIWDRDQDGTMKIDLWTKDMPIDAMKYFVVDNIGAMAETIMTATNDVVMATKMRDLCRALTDHIDEENNKQK from the coding sequence ATGAAGAAATCCGAAATCCGCTTTAGCATTGCCCTCGACGACCAGAAAGTGCCGGAGGCAATCAGCTGGACTGCTACCGATGCCGGCCCTGACATTCACTTTGCCAAAGCCATCAACGTGGCCATCTGGGACCGGGACCAGGATGGCACCATGAAGATTGACCTCTGGACCAAGGACATGCCCATCGATGCCATGAAATATTTCGTGGTTGACAACATCGGTGCCATGGCCGAAACTATCATGACGGCCACCAACGACGTGGTAATGGCTACCAAGATGCGCGACCTGTGCCGCGCCCTCACCGACCACATCGACGAGGAAAACAACAAGCAGAAGTAG
- the dnaN gene encoding DNA polymerase III subunit beta, with protein sequence MKFIVSSSALLKQLQSINGVVTNNPVVPILENFLFEIEDGKLTITASDLETSMMTELPVEARESGRIAAPARILLDTLKNLPDQPVTFTLDEETYSIEIASSNGRYKLAGENATDFPRVPVVKGSTPVEIPSSSLSRAINKTIFAVSTDELRPAMTGILVQLADNQVTFVATDGHRLLRYRRSDVGAGQTANLIIPRKAFNLLKGALPSEATPVRVEFNNSNAFFSFNQMRLVCRLIDERYPDYENVIPVSNPNKLIISRQELLNSVKRISIYSNKTTHQVRLRLAGSELTVSAEDLDFSNEANEKLACQYDGEDMEIGFNAKFLQEMLSNIDSEEITLELSTPNRAGLLMPTLADDNESILMLVMPVMLNNYV encoded by the coding sequence ATGAAGTTCATCGTCTCGTCTTCCGCCCTGCTCAAGCAGCTTCAGAGCATCAACGGCGTGGTCACGAACAACCCTGTGGTGCCGATTTTGGAGAACTTCCTCTTTGAAATCGAAGACGGCAAGCTGACGATTACGGCCTCCGACCTGGAAACGAGCATGATGACCGAGCTGCCCGTGGAAGCCCGCGAAAGTGGCCGCATTGCCGCGCCCGCCCGCATCTTGCTCGACACCCTGAAAAACCTGCCCGACCAGCCCGTGACCTTCACGCTGGACGAGGAAACCTACAGTATCGAAATTGCCAGCTCCAACGGCCGCTACAAGCTGGCCGGCGAAAACGCCACCGACTTCCCCCGCGTGCCCGTTGTGAAAGGCTCTACGCCGGTGGAAATCCCGTCGTCGTCGCTGAGCCGCGCCATCAACAAGACCATCTTCGCCGTCAGCACCGACGAGCTGCGCCCGGCCATGACTGGCATTCTGGTGCAGCTGGCCGACAATCAGGTAACCTTCGTGGCCACCGACGGCCACCGCCTGCTGCGCTACCGCCGTTCCGACGTGGGCGCCGGCCAGACCGCCAACCTCATCATTCCGCGCAAAGCCTTCAACCTGTTGAAAGGCGCGCTGCCCTCCGAGGCCACGCCGGTGCGCGTGGAGTTCAACAACTCCAACGCCTTCTTCAGCTTCAACCAGATGCGTCTTGTGTGCCGCCTGATTGATGAGCGCTACCCCGATTACGAAAACGTCATTCCGGTCAGCAACCCCAACAAGCTCATCATCAGCCGCCAGGAGCTGCTGAACTCGGTGAAACGCATCAGCATCTACTCCAACAAAACCACCCACCAGGTGCGCCTGCGCCTAGCCGGCTCCGAGCTGACCGTATCGGCCGAGGACCTCGACTTCTCGAACGAAGCCAACGAAAAGCTGGCCTGCCAGTACGACGGCGAAGACATGGAAATCGGCTTCAACGCCAAGTTCCTGCAGGAAATGCTCAGCAACATCGACTCCGAGGAAATCACGCTGGAGCTGAGCACGCCCAACCGCGCCGGCCTGCTCATGCCCACCCTCGCCGACGACAACGAAAGCATCTTGATGCTGGTGATGCCGGTGATGCTGAACAACTACGTTTAA
- the gldG gene encoding gliding motility-associated ABC transporter substrate-binding protein GldG, producing the protein MPETQSPAPIQTRKRRDLTRFLLVIGLLLLFNFLGQQFFFRLDLTEEKRYTMAEATKELLQKLPQPVTVTVYLDGDFPPSFRRLQQAVRETLNEMQVYGGQNLHYVFIDPSAAGTEQARNAYYATLLKKGLRPTNLGANENGKRVEKIIFPWATVSAGGKEQQVLLLRGNQAAPADVRLNQSIEGLEYEMASAIRRVVPGQRKRIGVVEGHGELSNAEAGDLIGSLSQFYDVFRVNLAQTRPQDLRTLSALVVAKPAGTFSEPEKFKLDQFVTHGGNALFFVDAMRVNLDSASRGGMLSFPIQTNLDDLLFKYGVRVNPDLLLDLNSGVIPLVTGMMGNKPKVEPMPWQFYPLINNFSQHPITRNLDAVYTKFVSSIDTVKAVGIRKTPLLFTSRYTRVLPSPVPVNLNDARLEPNRQLYTSQFKPVGYLLEGQFRSLYANRAEPGTARFQPATSPQDRPAKVLVLSDGDFVRNDVDPKTGRPLRLGFDRLAATEFANRELVLNAVDYMLDESNLISVRSKHITLRPLDKLRVAEERRQWQLLNLVAPLVLLGVFGAVRAWRRKRRYARF; encoded by the coding sequence ATGCCCGAAACACAATCCCCCGCGCCCATCCAAACCCGCAAACGCCGCGACCTGACCCGCTTTCTGCTGGTTATCGGCCTGCTGCTGCTGTTCAACTTTCTGGGCCAGCAGTTCTTTTTCCGGCTCGATCTGACGGAGGAGAAGCGCTACACCATGGCGGAGGCCACCAAGGAGCTGCTGCAGAAGCTGCCGCAGCCCGTTACCGTGACGGTGTACCTCGACGGCGACTTCCCGCCGTCGTTCCGGCGCCTGCAGCAGGCTGTGCGCGAAACCCTCAACGAAATGCAGGTCTACGGCGGCCAGAACCTGCATTACGTGTTCATCGACCCGTCGGCGGCCGGCACCGAGCAGGCCCGCAACGCCTACTACGCCACGCTGCTCAAAAAAGGCCTGCGCCCCACCAACCTCGGGGCCAACGAAAACGGCAAGCGGGTCGAGAAGATCATCTTCCCCTGGGCTACCGTATCGGCCGGGGGCAAGGAGCAGCAGGTGCTGCTGCTGCGCGGCAACCAGGCCGCCCCGGCTGACGTGCGCCTCAACCAGAGCATCGAGGGGCTGGAGTACGAAATGGCCAGCGCCATCCGCCGGGTGGTGCCCGGCCAGCGCAAGCGCATTGGGGTGGTGGAAGGCCACGGCGAGCTAAGCAACGCCGAAGCCGGCGACCTGATTGGCTCGCTCAGCCAGTTCTACGACGTGTTCCGGGTGAACCTCGCCCAGACCCGCCCCCAGGACTTGCGCACGCTCAGCGCCTTGGTGGTGGCCAAGCCCGCCGGCACGTTCTCGGAGCCCGAGAAGTTCAAGCTCGACCAGTTTGTCACGCACGGCGGCAACGCGCTGTTTTTCGTGGATGCCATGCGCGTGAACCTCGACAGCGCCAGCCGCGGCGGCATGCTCTCGTTCCCCATCCAGACCAACCTCGACGACCTGCTGTTCAAGTACGGCGTGCGCGTCAACCCTGACCTGCTGCTTGACCTCAACTCTGGCGTCATCCCGCTCGTGACCGGCATGATGGGCAACAAGCCCAAGGTGGAGCCCATGCCATGGCAGTTCTACCCGCTCATCAACAACTTCAGCCAGCACCCCATCACCCGCAACCTCGACGCGGTGTACACCAAGTTTGTGAGCAGCATCGATACGGTGAAGGCCGTCGGGATTCGTAAGACGCCGCTGCTGTTCACCTCGCGCTACACCCGCGTGCTGCCCTCGCCGGTGCCCGTCAACCTCAACGACGCCCGCCTGGAGCCCAACCGCCAGCTCTACACCTCGCAGTTCAAGCCCGTTGGCTACCTGCTAGAAGGCCAGTTCCGCTCGCTCTACGCCAACCGCGCCGAGCCCGGCACGGCCCGCTTCCAGCCCGCCACCAGCCCCCAGGACCGCCCCGCCAAAGTGCTGGTGCTCTCCGATGGTGACTTCGTGCGCAACGACGTGGACCCCAAAACCGGCCGCCCCCTGCGCCTGGGCTTCGACCGCCTCGCTGCCACCGAGTTTGCCAACCGCGAGCTGGTGCTCAACGCCGTGGACTACATGCTCGATGAAAGCAACCTGATATCGGTGCGCAGCAAGCACATCACGCTCCGGCCCCTCGATAAGCTGCGCGTGGCCGAGGAGCGCCGCCAGTGGCAGCTGCTGAATCTGGTGGCCCCGCTGGTGCTGCTGGGCGTGTTTGGCGCCGTGCGGGCCTGGCGCCGGAAGCGGCGGTACGCGCGGTTTTAG
- the gldF gene encoding gliding motility-associated ABC transporter permease subunit GldF has translation MLAILRKEFNSFLNSPIAYVVIGVFLVATGLFVWVFPDSSVLDSGFADLQTLFNIAPWVFLFLIPALTMRTFAEEKKAGTMELLLTRPLTDGQIIGGKYLACLLLALLALLPTLLYYYSVYQLGAPAGNIDSAATVGSYLGLGLLAAVFAAIGVFASAITRDQIIAFLVAVVGCFLVYSGFDSVASVFDGAPAYYIGQLGIAAHYRDISKGLLDSRDLLYFLSLIAGLLLGTRLVLQSRNW, from the coding sequence ATGCTCGCCATCCTTCGCAAAGAATTCAACAGCTTCCTCAACTCGCCTATTGCCTACGTGGTGATAGGGGTGTTTCTGGTGGCTACGGGCCTGTTCGTGTGGGTCTTTCCGGATAGCTCGGTGCTCGATTCGGGCTTTGCCGACCTGCAGACGCTGTTCAACATCGCGCCCTGGGTGTTTCTGTTCCTGATTCCGGCCCTCACCATGCGCACCTTCGCCGAGGAAAAGAAGGCCGGCACCATGGAACTGCTGCTCACGCGTCCGCTCACCGACGGCCAGATAATAGGAGGGAAGTACCTGGCCTGCCTGCTGCTGGCCTTGCTGGCGCTGCTGCCCACGCTGCTCTACTACTACTCGGTGTACCAGCTGGGCGCGCCCGCCGGCAACATCGACTCGGCGGCTACGGTGGGTTCCTACCTGGGTCTGGGGCTGCTGGCGGCGGTGTTTGCGGCCATCGGCGTGTTTGCCTCGGCCATCACCCGCGACCAGATTATTGCCTTTCTGGTGGCGGTAGTCGGCTGCTTTCTGGTGTACTCGGGCTTCGATTCGGTGGCGTCGGTATTCGATGGGGCACCGGCTTACTACATCGGCCAGCTCGGCATTGCGGCCCACTACCGCGACATCAGCAAAGGCCTGCTCGACTCCCGCGACCTGCTGTACTTTCTTAGCCTGATTGCCGGCCTGCTGCTTGGCACGCGGCTGGTGCTGCAAAGCCGCAACTGGTAG
- the gldA gene encoding gliding motility-associated ABC transporter ATP-binding subunit GldA has product MVEIQHLTKLFGTQAAVNDISFTVGKGEILGFLGPNGAGKSTTMKMATGYLPPSAGTIVIEGYDVQTAPLEVRRRVGYLPEHNPLYLDMYVHEYLEFIGSVHGLGGSTLRQRVRQLVDRVGLGREQSKLIGALSKGYRQRVGLAQALIHDPGVLILDEPTTGLDPNQISEIRTLIRELGQDKTVIFSTHILPEVAALCSRAIVINRGQLVADSPVAELGGKALRETIIRAEFEQAIDPAPLLALPGIRSVDVETGHTYRIRAAAGSDQRGAISRLAAAQGWVLLGLRQEEQNLEQVFQELTK; this is encoded by the coding sequence ATGGTAGAAATTCAACATCTGACCAAACTCTTCGGCACCCAGGCGGCCGTGAATGATATATCGTTCACGGTGGGCAAAGGCGAGATTCTGGGGTTTCTGGGGCCGAATGGCGCGGGCAAGTCCACGACCATGAAGATGGCCACCGGTTACCTGCCGCCCTCGGCCGGTACCATCGTCATTGAGGGCTACGACGTGCAGACGGCGCCGCTGGAAGTACGCCGTCGTGTGGGCTACCTGCCCGAGCACAACCCGCTCTACCTCGATATGTACGTGCACGAGTACCTGGAATTCATCGGGTCGGTGCACGGGCTGGGCGGCAGCACGCTGCGCCAGCGGGTGCGCCAACTGGTGGACCGGGTAGGGCTGGGGCGCGAGCAGAGCAAGCTGATCGGGGCGCTGAGCAAAGGCTACCGCCAGCGCGTGGGTCTCGCGCAGGCGCTCATCCACGACCCCGGCGTGCTCATCCTCGACGAGCCCACCACCGGCCTCGACCCCAATCAGATCAGCGAAATCCGCACCCTGATCCGGGAACTGGGTCAGGACAAAACCGTCATTTTCAGCACCCACATCCTGCCCGAGGTGGCCGCGCTCTGCAGCCGGGCCATCGTCATCAACCGCGGCCAGCTCGTGGCCGACTCACCGGTGGCGGAGCTGGGCGGCAAGGCCCTGCGCGAAACCATCATCCGCGCCGAGTTCGAGCAGGCCATCGACCCTGCGCCGCTGCTGGCGCTGCCCGGCATCCGGAGCGTGGACGTAGAAACCGGCCACACCTACCGTATCCGGGCCGCCGCCGGCTCCGACCAGCGCGGCGCCATTTCGCGTCTGGCTGCTGCTCAGGGCTGGGTGCTGCTGGGGCTGCGCCAGGAAGAGCAGAACCTGGAGCAGGTGTTCCAGGAGCTGACGAAGTAA
- a CDS encoding SDR family oxidoreductase, which produces MELSGKVAIITGVSKGIGRATVEALLAKGAEVAGWGRTAPDDFKHPRFHFIKCDIRQEADVQKAYAATTKLLGDKVHVLVNNAGIGNFGPIDGFEAAEWHAMFDTNVHGLFYCTKAVLPQMKKQKEGHIINVASLAGTAGTANLAGYCATKYAVRGFSDALFKEVRPQGVRVTCVMPGSVETNFGGMEPGAEPNPHKMQPEDIAATIVHTLEAPQATMISEIQMRPTQPK; this is translated from the coding sequence ATGGAACTCAGCGGCAAGGTAGCCATTATCACAGGCGTCAGCAAAGGAATCGGGCGCGCCACCGTCGAGGCGCTGCTGGCCAAAGGGGCCGAGGTAGCCGGCTGGGGCCGCACCGCCCCCGACGACTTCAAGCACCCACGCTTCCACTTCATCAAGTGCGACATCCGCCAGGAAGCCGACGTGCAGAAAGCCTACGCCGCCACCACCAAGCTGCTCGGCGACAAGGTGCACGTGCTGGTCAACAATGCCGGAATCGGCAACTTCGGCCCGATTGATGGCTTCGAGGCCGCCGAATGGCACGCCATGTTCGATACCAACGTGCACGGCCTGTTCTACTGCACCAAGGCCGTGCTGCCGCAGATGAAAAAGCAGAAGGAAGGCCACATCATCAACGTGGCGTCGTTGGCGGGCACGGCCGGCACGGCCAACCTGGCCGGCTACTGCGCCACCAAGTACGCCGTGCGCGGCTTCTCCGATGCGCTTTTCAAGGAAGTTCGCCCGCAGGGTGTGCGCGTAACCTGCGTGATGCCCGGCTCGGTGGAAACCAACTTTGGCGGCATGGAGCCGGGCGCCGAGCCCAACCCGCACAAGATGCAGCCCGAGGACATTGCCGCTACCATCGTGCACACACTGGAAGCCCCGCAGGCCACCATGATTTCCGAAATTCAGATGCGGCCCACGCAGCCGAAATAG
- a CDS encoding GIN domain-containing protein: MGLLASCGSDDCLTSAGQETTERRELPAFHDLTVADNVNVTLVQDTATYAEVRTGSHLQADLKLEVQGPRLFITNESRCNWARSYDVAHDVVLHLPRLINMDHTGQGTVRTQGRFRADTAYYHMKGTGDYDLDLQSRYLWLDQYELGDYRLRGTTDQLLLSGGGLGRFYATDMRARACYLNLTIYAGNDIYVNGSEEVAGTLAGPATVYYSGNPTTANVQVTGKGKVVKLN, from the coding sequence GTGGGGCTGTTAGCGTCGTGCGGCAGCGACGATTGCCTGACCAGCGCGGGCCAGGAAACCACCGAGCGCCGCGAGCTGCCTGCCTTCCACGACCTCACCGTGGCCGACAACGTGAACGTGACCTTGGTGCAGGACACGGCCACCTACGCCGAAGTCCGCACCGGCTCCCACCTGCAGGCCGACCTCAAGCTGGAAGTGCAGGGCCCGCGCCTGTTCATCACCAACGAAAGCCGCTGCAACTGGGCCCGCAGCTACGACGTGGCCCACGACGTGGTGCTGCACCTGCCCCGCCTCATCAACATGGACCACACCGGCCAAGGCACCGTGCGCACCCAGGGTCGGTTCCGGGCCGACACCGCCTACTACCACATGAAAGGCACCGGCGACTACGACCTCGACCTGCAGAGCCGCTACCTCTGGCTCGACCAGTACGAGCTGGGCGACTACCGCCTGCGCGGCACCACCGACCAGCTGCTGCTCTCCGGCGGCGGGCTAGGCCGCTTCTACGCCACCGATATGCGGGCCCGCGCCTGCTATCTCAACCTGACCATTTACGCCGGCAACGACATTTACGTCAACGGCTCGGAGGAAGTAGCCGGCACGCTGGCCGGCCCCGCCACCGTCTACTACTCCGGCAACCCCACCACTGCCAATGTGCAAGTGACGGGCAAAGGCAAAGTGGTGAAGCTGAATTAG
- a CDS encoding SDR family oxidoreductase: MEKYVVVTGGTKGIGRAVVMRFLRAGWPVVTCARSAEDLAALQTDMRQQFPQAVLHTLPADLSETNECRRFTDFVLGLGGAVEVLVNNTGSFLPGRLQDEPADGSQLRQMLAVNLLSAYDVTLPLLPGLIARRQGHIFNICSTASIAAYANGGSYGIAKHALYGFSRNLREELKEQQIRVTAVLPGATLTASWEGVDLPAERFIRSEDVAEAIFGAYSLSPQAVIEELLIRPQLGDL, from the coding sequence ATGGAAAAATATGTGGTAGTAACCGGCGGAACCAAAGGAATTGGCCGGGCGGTGGTGATGCGCTTTCTGCGAGCCGGCTGGCCGGTGGTTACGTGTGCCCGTTCTGCCGAGGATCTGGCGGCCCTGCAAACCGATATGCGGCAGCAGTTTCCGCAGGCCGTGCTGCACACGCTGCCCGCCGACCTGAGTGAAACCAACGAGTGCCGCCGCTTCACGGATTTCGTGCTGGGCCTGGGCGGCGCCGTGGAGGTGCTGGTGAACAACACCGGCTCGTTTCTGCCCGGCCGCCTGCAGGATGAGCCCGCCGACGGCTCGCAGCTGCGCCAGATGCTGGCCGTGAACCTGCTCAGCGCCTACGACGTGACCTTGCCGCTGCTGCCTGGCCTGATTGCGCGCCGCCAGGGCCATATTTTCAACATCTGCTCGACGGCCAGCATTGCGGCCTACGCCAACGGCGGCTCCTACGGCATTGCTAAGCACGCCCTGTACGGCTTCAGCCGCAACCTGCGCGAGGAGCTGAAAGAACAGCAGATCCGGGTGACGGCCGTGCTGCCCGGCGCCACCCTCACCGCCAGCTGGGAAGGCGTAGACCTGCCGGCAGAGCGTTTCATCCGGTCGGAAGACGTGGCAGAAGCCATTTTCGGCGCCTACAGCCTCTCGCCGCAGGCCGTAATCGAGGAGCTGCTGATCCGCCCGCAGCTGGGGGATTTGTAG